One stretch of Bordetella avium DNA includes these proteins:
- the rpoZ gene encoding DNA-directed RNA polymerase subunit omega, with protein sequence MARITVEDCLNQIPNRFKLTLAATYRARELAQGHAPRLDSKDKPTVTALREIASGLTGLEMLRKVPT encoded by the coding sequence ATGGCCCGTATCACTGTCGAAGATTGTCTGAACCAGATCCCCAACCGATTCAAGCTCACGCTGGCCGCGACCTACCGCGCCCGCGAGCTGGCCCAGGGCCATGCCCCGCGCCTGGACAGCAAGGACAAGCCGACCGTGACCGCCTTGCGCGAAATCGCCTCGGGCCTCACCGGCCTGGAAATGCTCCGTAAAGTCCCGACCTGA